The Engraulis encrasicolus isolate BLACKSEA-1 chromosome 22, IST_EnEncr_1.0, whole genome shotgun sequence genome includes a region encoding these proteins:
- the hrh3 gene encoding histamine H3 receptor produces the protein MPFTFAPVPGVFDLPTSKTFDLLSRNPELWNKSMDSVRANATGIRELETSLHRHAHQFTPFSPSTSVFLAVLMTFVVFATVLGNALVILAFVVEKSLRTHGNFFFLNLAIADLIVGGFCIPVYIPYVLTGEWRLGRGLCKLWLVVDYMVCTASVFNIVLISFDRFLSVTKAVSYRCQKGVTSVAVLKMASVWLAAFLLYAPAIISWEHIAGGSVVPSGECYAEFYFNWYFLITASTVEFFAPFLSVTYFNLSIYINIRKRTVLREQQPVNMEFGNCEMESVGPSGVHRVFFIRPVQTHTTTSSSKGNGTRSRCCRLPSARVAAASGGADGDARKHARRESAALDLPPLQVGDLGQPSAAPPRLHNVEQSFEPVRTRSDASANLASRFRLSRDKKVAKSLAIIVCVFGLCWAPYTLLMIIRAACHGQCVQHYMYEISFWLLWLNSSINPVLYPLCHSSFRRAFSKLLCPNKISAQPHYAEQNC, from the exons ATGCCGTTTACATTCGCTCCTGTGCCTGGAGTCTTTGATTTGCCCACCTCCAAAACGTTCGATTTGCTTTCGCGGAATCCAGAGCTGTGGAACAAGTCCATGGATAGTGTCCGTGCTAATGCGACTGGGATACGGGAACTGGAGACATCTCTGCACCGGCATGCGCATCAGTTCACTCCCTTCTCCCCCTCAACCTCAGTGTTTCTGGCTGTGCTAATGACTTTCGTAGTCTTCGCCACTGTGCTTGGGAACGCACTTGTTATTCTGGCTTTTGTGGTGGAAAAAAGTTTAAGAACACATGGGAATTTTTTCTTCTTGAATCTGGCTATTGCCGATTTGATAGTGG GGGGCTTTTGCATTCCAGTGTACATCCCATATGTGTTAACGGGGGAGTGGAGACTGGGAAGAGGACTTTGTAAACTCTGGCTGGTAGTGGATTACATGGTCTGCACGGCGTCAGTTTTCAACATAGTCCTTATAAGCTTTGACAGATTTCTATCCGTAACCAAAGCG GTGAGCTACAGGTGCCAGAAAGGAGTAACGTCAGTAGCGGTGCTGAAGATGGCGAGCGTGTGGCTGGCTGCGTTTCTGCTTTACGCACCGGCCATCATCAGCTGGGAGCACATTGCAGGCGGGAGCGTGGTGCCTTCTGGGGAGTGTTATGCAGAGTTCTACTTCAACTGGTACTTTCTGATAACGGCCTCCACTGTGGAGTTCTTCGCGCCATTTCTAAGCGTCACCTACTTCAACCTCAGTATCTACATCAACATCAGAAAGAGGACTGTCCTCCGAGAGCAACAGCCGGTCAACATGGAGTTTGGAAACTGCGAGATGGAGTCAGTGGGACCAAGTGGTGTTCACCGTGTGTTCTTTATCAGACCAGTTCAGACGcataccaccaccagcagcagcaaaggAAATGGCACGCGCTCTCGGTGTTGCCGGTTGCCAAGCGCGAGGGTTGCTGCTGCTTCTGGTGGTGCTGACGGTGATGCCAGAAAGCACGCAAGGCGTGAAAGCGCCGCTCTCGACCTTCCTCCCTTACAAGTTGGAGATTTGGGGCAGCCATCCGCGGCTCCTCCGCGATTGCACAATGTCGAGCAGTCATTTGAGCCGGTGCGAACACGCTCTGACGCATCAGCTAACTTGGCGAGCCGATTCCGTCTCTCCAGGGACAAGAAAGTAGCCAAGTCTTTGGCAATTATCGTTTGCGTTTTCGGCCTCTGTTGGGCGCCCTACACCCTTCTCATGATCATCCGAGCCGCCTGTCACGGACAGTGCGTTCAACACTACATGTACGAGATTTCCTTCTGGTTATTGTGGCTGAACTCCTCCATAAACCCAGTCCTTTACCCCCTATGTCACAGCAGCTTCCGAAGAGCCTTCAGCAAACTCCTCTGTCCCAACAAAATCAGCGCCCAGCCGCATTACGCGGAACAGAACtgctag